accattagtgcagccccgctcccttactcacctctttcccacactgctctgctgcctgtagctgtgagggagggaactgaggagctgggacactcactcattggctgggaggggaatgtgggcgggacagagagcagcagagaagaatgattgggtcagtgagcacaagggcgggacacagagttagggacagagggaaaactcacagactgcagagttagggacagagggaaaactcacagactgcagagttagggacagagggaaaactcacagactgcagagttagggacagagggaaaaattagcaggaaaaggtgatgttgaaaaaggaactaaaatcttctgaaagcttgctatggttatcttagttagccaatcaaggtatcacctttataccacttttgttattttttatttcaaaagggttaccctgtaaacagagAAAAGTCACAGATAGTTTTGTaagtgtaacgcttttctgacccttTAGGaacaaacccaggctagtagtgaatagagagcatgggttacatttgtgacacttaatacaaaggggtgagcctctgctatatgggagaattaagatggagcgagggtgtagttgaactacaactagctgaggtgtggtgtgcagatagtaaatgatggacgccagaggattcttgctgatcaactatagtacaatttattgaatAAAGGCGCAAttggaatagtgcagcagggttatactcacagacacagcagtaccGGACTTGTGATTACCATGGAAGATACaagggtgacacttaggcacagaataccccacttggaggatgcacagaggattagttgacacccgagatatagacctttcagaagggagtgttccggccgactgtgctccaggggagagctcctaacactggtacctggcgtctaataaaaccggtccctaaagaacgactacagagccggggtaggctaaacccttttacaactcctggttggggctattgactgccctttctagataaaCTGACTacactcaccactcctagagggtgctattaataaatctgactgtgctggctttacctcgttcacggggccctgtccccgacttatcactagggtatgaggtcccctagggtacaaaatggcttctgggcctatgtccggtccaggttcagttgggatctgtccagaacaaaGCGTGCGGCCAGAGAGGAAGCCACTCccacactatatagtctgccaaggggagtggtcaacctgggctaaacctatagggggcagcctaataactgtaacctgagatcagagggctctgccctataacagtacagatatcaTAAAGTAGGGATAGgaagccatagggcacttaaccctatgggtccctacataagtgTAAGAATAGCTGAGCTTTTCATGATATTAATCCCTTCAGGATGTCCTGGGGCTGCTGGGACttttgggggctcatttactcaATAACTCAATTCTGATTTGtattaaaaaagtcacataaaatccaaatccaacaattccccAGATTAAACtcgctgagttcatgtagaagccaatggcaaaggcccctcccctttccttgaagttctttctctTGTCTCGAAACTTTTgagatttcgctgggttttgtctgaaaacttgatttttttgtcactgcaGGTATTCGATAAATTCAGGATTTTCCCTgagactttttttaaaataaatatttgacatTCAGGAAAACtaatttagttgaatttgaaaataaaaaaaagagaaatcagaaagttttagtaaatctgccccttgatgtcCCTTTTTCCGGCCAGTTTGGCTGCAGTGGGGTAACTTTAGCGGAAGCAGATCCCATGGTCACAGTCCCCCCTCCCCAAATGATCCCCTACGTGCCGGCAGGAGGGGGATCCCAGGTGGGCAATTGAGCGGAGAGCAGGGGGCGGGGAGTGGGCGGGGCAGCAGATAGCTGGGTGCTGGGCTCCTCTGGAGatattttgcaggggggcccagtgcacGATAGTTGCGCCGCTGAGACTGTGACACAATTTCCTCGCAGTATGtaaagcactgctgcctggagccCAAGGGATGGGGAGGTCTCactgttatggggaggtctcattgttatggggaggtctcattgttatggggaggtctcactgttatggggaggtctcactgttatggggaggtctcactgttatggggaggtctcactgttatggggaggtctcatTGTTATGTGGAGGTCTCAgtgttatggggaggtctcatTGTTATGGGAAGGTCTCACTGTGACGGGTTGGTCTCAttgttatggggaggtctcagtgttatggggaggtctcactgttatggggaggtctcattgttatggggaggtctcactgttatggggaggtctcattgttatggggaggtctcactgttatggggaggtctcactgttatggggaggtctcactgttatggggaggtctcatTGTTATGGGGAGAGCGGTTGGGGATTCAACTGTCTCCATTTTGGGATTCAACTGTCattaaatgcttgggggccacagtctGCCCTGCAGTGCTTAGTATgatattttgggggtgtggccacaaactGTGTTTGGCCAATGGTGTAACAATTGAGGAAGCAGCCCCTGTGGTGACAGGGTGGGGGGCTGGGAGACCGGGGctgcggggtctgctttctccattgtttcctctcgaggcaacttgcccgatttcactgaaatcgcacccccacgtatgccatcccattggcgagTTTTATTAGTcaccgtgaacagggagttttgttgcaggcgactaatctccccgtgtgccagagccctaaggagccgtctcaccataaacaactgCACAAACAGTTCCACTTTGAAATGCTAAAGACCCCCCAGTTGGCCTCCTgggatatcttggtgttgatccCCCCCCTATAATAAACCCCAAGGGAACCCCCACAGAGGCACCTCACAGCATTCCCAACTTATCCACTTAATTACCATCTGACTCACTGtgtaaatctatacagatatcttgtgccctatgtacattcatacaattaaatgatattaatatcctacacttgcaggtatgtatgcacaGTCCCCACACATATTCCTACATATGTGACTGTATGTGACGGTTTTCCATAATCACCGTATTTGTGtaatcatatattgcatatatagtcCATTTGGTGTGTGACGTTACTGTGGCTGCAAACTCCACTTCTTTGGGCACAAGTTCCACCACTGATCCTGTAAGAGGTAGTGACTCCCTATTATTCCAAAGGGAAATCCTGCCCagacaataataacaaatatattttcattgtcttattaacaagcatgaaaaacaaatataaattgcaccaataaatcggactgacacaaaggcttttcacaaaactgatttaatgtaaagagaccctttataggataatggtgtaaccccctttcctttcatcccaacaaatgccccattggaaatgacattgggttaataatgacaagatgatgttataggctttatatttacccagtaagagcctatgtacccggcaagtcattcccagctgggtatatccccattatgttacctactgtgtgagcattagggaacagcatctgcccaagtgataccctggggggctcgtaccccttggaatatgtcccttcttgttcaataaaacccagaatattatctgttggggggagggggagatatatcccagagggctcctcagttcccaatgcagagccagtgccgggggaaggtacttatggtgcattctgctttggtgccccccagtctcagAATTGCCCAGTGCCCATCAGGAGTCTTGAAACATATATTAAGATGGAATCTGCTTGAAAGAGAATGTTTGCCTGATGCTTCCTTTGTATAACGAGTTTACGGTTTTCCTCATTTTGAAAGTATTTTTAGACTACTGTTCCATGCAAATCATTTTTCTTCATTTAGAATAAGAAAATGGCTTCTCCCCTTTGTGAGTCTTTTGATGACTATTTAGATaagatttttttataaaacacttcccacattcagaacaagaaaatggtttctcccctgtgtgggttctataatgaacTTTCAGGTCGGATCgctgtgaaaaacatttcccacattgagaacataaaaatggtttctcccctgtgtgggttccaTAATGAACTTTCAATTCGAATTggtgtgaaaaacatttcccacattgagaacataaaaatggtttctcccctttgtgagtcctttgatgacgatctagattagattttcttaaaaaacatttcccacattcagaacaagaaaatggtttctcccctgtgtgggttccaTAATGAACTTTCAGGTCGGATtgctgtgaaaaacatttcccacattgagaacataaaaatggtttctcccctgtgtggtttgtataatgaattttaaggtggtattgctttgaaaaacatttcccacattcagaacaagaaaatggtttctcccctgtgtgggttctttgGTGAGTTTTAAGGCGGGATTgcactgaaaaacatttcccacattcaggaCAAGAATATGGTTTCCCCTCTGGGTGGGTTCTAAGGTGAGTTTTAAACTGGGATtggtctgaaaaacatttcccacattcaacacaaaaaaatgggttctcccctgtgtgagttgtATAGTGCATTTTAAGTTGGgattgctttgaaaaacattttccacattcagaacaagaaaatggtttctcccctgtgtggatccTTTGATGACAATCACGATAAAATTTGCTTgtgaaacattttccacattcagaacaagaaaatggtttctcccctgtgtgggtcctTTGATGACAATCACGATAAAGTTTCCTTgagaaacattttccacattcaggACAAggatatggtttctcccctgtgtgagtcctttgatgacgttTGAGTTGAGATCgggttgaaaaacatttcccacattcagaacaagaaaatggtttctcccctgtgtggatccTTTGATGACAATCACGATCAAATTTACTTGAGAACCATTTTCCACATTCAgggcaagaaaatggtttctcccctgtgtgagtcctttgatgaaaATTGAGTTGAGATCgggttgaaaaacatttcccacattcagaacaagaaaatggtttctcccctgtgtgagtcctttgatgacgattgAGGTCAGATCGGTTTGAAAAACATCTCTCACAATCAGAACAAGGAAAAAGTTTCTCTCTTTTGTGGGTTCTTTGGTGTTTATGAAAGCCTTTCTTATTACTGAAATGTTTCTGacactcattgcagctgtatttcctacgtaatgtattttttgttatgtGAGATTTATGTGGAGATTGGTGGGAATTTTCATCATGATTATTATCCATCATTTGTAAGGTATTCTGGCTgctccccatgataggagtatttgttccctgtatctggtctgtaaggggattaatgctgcaatctgattggtttcccccttcccgtGAAGATTCTTCCTCTTTAATAACAACTGATATATAATcctctgccgagctgttattcaggctgcaccccatgataggagtaggtgtgtctgttccctgtatctgttctgtaaggggattaatgctgcaatctgattgggttTCCTCTTCACATGAAGCCtcttcctctttaatcccattggccggtgggggctgttccgcttgagaaacatcagggtttgtgagattcccatcattattacaacataaagttgcttccgtatgtgctgtaacatcgctcccatctttatactcacaggctgctaaagggaaggatagagatcagagatatatctgagggaaataacttgtattttgtcattatgcaaaataaaataaggaaGGTTCAAGTCATTAAAGTCATTTAAACTCAGGgtaaactccactgccccccaatgaagtgactgacttattagcacattaattaatggaactatttatatgaactgattattatagagtaacggcagctgtttgtatcaggatctatttgaactttttagcaagggaatgactgattattggtccccccccccccccgcaacatCACTGGGACCCTAAAGTCCCCTTCCATAAACAtctattgcagctgcttatcagtcagtgtcctacaggcccctctatagctcctccccccagcagttgcaccaagtttaaccctttgtgctaaataaatgtacCTCCCTGCTAGTTGTTTATTTAAGTCGGGCACAGAAGAGACATGACTAAATATATGTTACTACTGACTTTCCATGTGCCTCTTAAACGGCCTGATATCctgcattctatgctctgtatatgatagaaaccattactcacccagtgggcggagctgctggggctcctcctcctcctttatcccttccctgtaaagggccttgtttccttttatatactcccactcctccaaggaaaaatagatggaaacatcctcacaccttatggcaacctggcacacacaatgttacagtcatcccccagccagagaaagggattatcatacactgttactaaacaataaggggggattgggggggccgcacccacctctccagtcagcagctggatgatgttggagatgagttccaggatcttcttgtcattttccttctgtatgacggagccaggggcatgcagggcccccaaacccacagttgggctcttcttcttagggatgacgtagccctatgtattgagagggagagagaatgatgagtgtgtaacgcagcagagagaccccctttgtacagacagacagtctcttctcactgtgccactcacagtgcccccctcacctctccagtcagcagatagataatctccagtgtgagattcaggattctctccttccgctcctcatttttatccttcttccccatcactgggtcactcgcttcctcccacattcccattggctccttgtgggagggaggggcctggaagtggaattaagcacttacacattgaggttatgtacaatattcggtgcgtgtaggTGAGTTAATGAGGAGACTgatatcggcaaaagccttggatgttGATCATCTTGTCAATCACTCAAGGTGCCAAACACTGGCAGTAGGTTGATGCTGAATCAGACGGGGGCAGAATCCTATTGTTTGTACCTACaggtctgatgattcagctcGTAACATAAGTGGATGATCATTCCTGTAACCAATGGTCGCACATATACGGCGCCTTAAGGCAAAGTCCcttctatacaggtaacaggggcAGAGTCTTCTTTAACCCCAGTGCAGCCCCCACTTCACAGTCCAACAGCCCTTTGGTTTTGCAGAGGGGGGGCATTTGACAGACCCCCTGGGGCAGTGCTgaccaacttctgtggtactgagggccggaatttttctgggctacatggtggagggccgataatggaagccagttttgaccactccccctttttaaaccgcacccacttcgaactacacccatattatcacaagagcttttaagaccttCCCCACATTAATGTGGCAACACAGCAAatacccaatggttggtgctcactgaagagatatcacccttcattcatatgtgaaagaattatattatgtcatattaagacacacacttaaatccatatgcctcctcctcttctgtgtatagcacagcaaccccagcacatacatacacaccttagggaccatttaatggctatttccaacagcTAAcgaactcccagaacaaacccctgccaggttcacctcccacaggcagcatagggcagacagagtatggcacacacaggcagcatagggcaggcagagtatggcacacaaaggcagcatagggcaggcagagtatggcacacacaggcaggatagggcaggcagagtatggcacacacaggcagcatagggcaggcagagtatggcacacacaggcagcatagggcaggcagagtatggcacatacagacagcatagggcaggcagagtatggcacacacaggcagcatagggcaggcagagtatggcacacaaaggcagcatagggcaggcagagtatggcacatacagacagcatagggcaggcagagtatggcacatacagacagcatagggcaggcagagtatggcacatacagacagcatagggcaggcagagtatggcacatacagacagcatagagcaggcagagtattgcttgccctcccctgcctgtgtgtgccatactctgcctgccatcccctgcctatgtgtgccatactattcctgccctcccctgcctatgtatgccaCACTATTCcagccctcccctgcctatgtgtgctatactatgccttccttcccctgcctgtgtgtgccttactatgcctgccctcccctgcctgtgtgccacactatgcctgccctcccctgcctatgtgtgccacactattcctgccctcccctgcctgtgtgtgccacactattcctgccctcccctgcctatgtgtgctatactatgcctgccctcccctgcctgtgtgtgccacactattccagccctcccctgcctgtgtgtgccacactattcctgtcctcccctgcctgtgtgtgccacactatgcctgccctaccctgcctgtgtgtgccacactattcctgccctcccctgcctgtgtgtgccacactattcctgccctcccctgcctgtgtgtgctacactattcctgccctcccctgcctgtgtgtgccacactattcctgccctcccctgcctgtgtgtgccacactatgcctgccctcccctgcctgtgtgtgccacactattcctgccctcccctgcctgtgtgtgccacactattcctgccccccccacctgtgtgtgccacactattcctgccctcccctgcctgtgtgtgccacactatacctgccctcccctgcctgtgtgtgccacactattcctgccctcccctgcctgtgtgtgccacactatacctgccctcccctgcctgtgtgtgccacactatgcctgccctcccctgcctgtgtgtgccacactattcctgccctcccctgcctgtgtgtgccacactattcctgccccccgcctgtgtgtgccacactattccagccctcccctgcctgtgtgtgccacactatacctgccctcccctgcctgtgtgtgccacactattccagctctcccctgcctgtgtgctatactatgcctgccctcccctgcctgtgtgtgccacacaatgcctgccctcccctgcctgtgtgtgccacactatacctgccctcccctgcctgtgtgtgccacactatacctgccctcccctgcctgtgtgtgccacactattcctgccctcccctgcctgtgtgtgccacactatacctgccctcccctgcctgtgtgtgccacacaatgccttgccctcccctgcctgtgtgtgccacactattccGCCtcccctgcctgggtgtgccacaCTATTCcagccctcccctgcctatgtgtgccacacaATGCCTGccctccctgcctgtgtgtgccacactattcctgccctcccctgcctgtgtgtgccacactattcctgccctccctgcctgtgtgtgccacactattcctgccctcccctgcctgtgtgtgccacactattcctgcctccctgcctgtgtgtgccacactattcccccctgccctcccctgcctgtgtgtgccacactattcctgccctcccctgcctgtgtgtgccacactattcctgccctcccctgcctgtgtgtgccacactattcctgccctcccctgcctgtgtgtgccacactattcctgccctcccctgcctgtgtgtgccatactattcctgccctcccctgcctgtgtgtgccacactatacctgccctccctgcctgtgtgtgccatactatacctgcccTCCCTGCCTGTTGTGCCAACCACCtgcctcccctgcctgtgtgtgccacacaatGCCTGCCCCCccctggcctgtgtgtgccacactataccttcccctccctgcctgtgtgtgccacactattccagccctcccctgcctatgtgtgccacacaATGCCTGCCctccctcctgtgtgtgccacactattcctgccctcccctgcctgtgtgtgccacactattcctgccctcccctgcctgtgtgtgccacactattcctgccctcccctgcctgtgtgtgccacactattcctgccctcccctgcctgtgtgtgccaacagCTATTCCTGCCCTCgccgctgcctgtgtgtggccacactattcctgccctccccttgCCGTGTGTGCCAGCACCTattgcctgccctcccctgccctgttgtgccatactattcctgccctcccctgcctgtgtggtgccacactattcct
The genomic region above belongs to Xenopus tropicalis strain Nigerian chromosome 9, UCB_Xtro_10.0, whole genome shotgun sequence and contains:
- the LOC101732789 gene encoding oocyte zinc finger protein XlCOF7.1-like produces the protein MVALKEQCYPEGRVCSLHDKQREELPVALGMKAPPSHKEPMGMWEEASDPVMGKKDKNEERKERILNLTLEIIYLLTGEGYVIPKKKSPTVGLGALHAPGSVIQKENDKKILELISNIIQLLTGEVAIRCEDVSIYFSLEEWEYIKGNKALYREGIKEEEEPQQLRPLAASEQPPPANGIKEEEASCEEETQSDCSINPLTEQIQGTDTPTPIMGCSLNNSSAEDYISVVIKEEESSREGGNQSDCSINPLTDQIQGTNTPIMGSSQNTLQMMDNNHDENSHQSPHKSHITKNTLRRKYSCNECQKHFSNKKGFHKHQRTHKREKLFPCSDCERCFSNRSDLNRHQRTHTGEKPFSCSECGKCFSTRSQLNFHQRTHTGEKPFSCPECGKWFSSKFDRDCHQRIHTGEKPFSCSECGKCFSTRSQLKRHQRTHTGEKPYPCPECGKCFSRKLYRDCHQRTHTGEKPFSCSECGKCFTSKFYRDCHQRIHTGEKPFSCSECGKCFSKQSQLKMHYTTHTGENPFFCVECGKCFSDQSQFKTHLRTHPEGKPYSCPECGKCFSVQSRLKTHQRTHTGEKPFSCSECGKCFSKQYHLKIHYTNHTGEKPFLCSQCGKCFSQQSDLKVHYGTHTGEKPFSCSECGKCFLRKSNLDRHQRTHKGEKPFLCSQCGKCFSHQFELKVHYGTHTGEKPFLCSQCGKCFSQRSDLKVHYRTHTGEKPFSCSECGKCFIKKSYLNSHQKTHKGEKPFSYSK